A window from Candidatus Arthromitus sp. SFB-rat-Yit encodes these proteins:
- the rbfA gene encoding 30S ribosome-binding factor RbfA translates to MGKFRIDRVNEEIKKAISSCIQNDLRDSRITGLITVTRVDTATDLKTVKVYLSVFDKNRNEIFEILKKSVGKMKNSIARNVKIRFIPEIDLKMDNSIEYSFHIDEILKKTNKEDFNND, encoded by the coding sequence TTGGGAAAGTTTAGAATAGATAGAGTTAACGAGGAAATAAAGAAAGCGATAAGTTCTTGCATACAAAATGATTTGAGAGATTCAAGGATTACAGGATTAATAACTGTAACAAGAGTTGATACTGCTACGGATCTTAAAACTGTAAAAGTTTATCTAAGTGTTTTTGATAAGAATAGGAATGAAATATTTGAAATTTTAAAGAAGTCTGTTGGTAAAATGAAAAATTCAATAGCTAGAAATGTGAAAATCAGATTTATTCCTGAAATTGATCTAAAGATGGATAACTCAATAGAGTATAGTTTTCACATTGATGAAATATTGAAGAAAACCAATAAAGAGGATTTTAATAATGATTAA
- a CDS encoding DHH family phosphoesterase, which produces MIKFDDIKSLIKDSENIGLSYHVSPDGDAVGSLLSLYFALKKLNKNVTIFSKDNLTNTINLRFLPSINEIDGMNYFVTSDIDLLIILDCGNVERVSCEVDFDKTTTLGIDHHISNDMYCTYNFVQGDASSTGEIVFDIIKNLGIEIDQNIAKCIYTSIMTDTGGLRFESTSQKTFNIVGELVATKFDFWNTYEQLFLYKTFSKVKLLGLVYNELKLVDNQICVIHVTNDMLNKSNSTDEQTNDIVSYGLTIDGVRVSILIKDFNGKHKVSLRSKGCINVCEIAKKFGGGGHIKASAFVTDLKRDVIERMLVEEFRNLLK; this is translated from the coding sequence ATGATTAAATTTGATGATATCAAATCCTTAATTAAAGATTCCGAAAATATAGGACTTAGCTATCATGTATCACCTGATGGAGATGCGGTTGGTAGTTTGTTGTCCTTATATTTTGCATTAAAAAAATTAAATAAAAATGTAACGATTTTCTCTAAAGATAATTTAACTAATACTATCAATTTAAGATTTTTACCATCAATTAACGAAATAGATGGGATGAATTATTTCGTAACTTCGGATATTGATCTTTTAATAATTTTAGATTGTGGCAATGTCGAAAGGGTTTCGTGTGAAGTGGATTTCGACAAGACTACAACGCTTGGAATTGATCATCATATTAGCAATGATATGTATTGTACTTATAATTTTGTGCAAGGCGATGCTAGTTCTACTGGAGAAATTGTATTTGATATTATAAAAAATTTAGGGATCGAAATAGACCAAAATATTGCAAAATGCATTTACACATCTATAATGACTGATACTGGTGGTTTAAGATTTGAATCTACATCGCAAAAAACTTTTAATATAGTTGGTGAATTGGTTGCGACTAAGTTTGATTTTTGGAATACATATGAGCAATTATTTTTATATAAAACATTTTCAAAAGTTAAGCTTTTAGGATTGGTTTATAATGAATTGAAGTTAGTTGACAATCAAATATGTGTTATACATGTAACAAATGATATGCTAAATAAATCAAACTCCACAGATGAACAAACAAATGATATTGTAAGTTATGGATTAACTATTGATGGAGTTAGAGTGAGTATTTTAATTAAAGATTTTAATGGTAAACACAAAGTTAGTTTGAGAAGTAAAGGGTGTATAAATGTTTGTGAAATAGCTAAAAAATTTGGCGGTGGTGGACATATTAAAGCATCTGCATTTGTTACTGATTTGAAGAGAGATGTTATAGAAAGAATGTTGGTTGAGGAGTTTAGGAATCTTTTAAAATGA
- the truB gene encoding tRNA pseudouridine(55) synthase TruB, producing the protein MMCGVINVYKPQNVTSNYIVIKIKKLLNTKKVGHTGTLDLLACGVLPICIGNATKISEYLINKDKVYSVKIKFGILTDTYDCEGSIVKRDLEFRLDKNKLLSIIENFVGTQEQVPPNYSALKINGKRAYELARNGIEFKLKARKISIYFIKDIVIDEKNNECSFIVKCSKGTYIRSLCKDIADKMGTYGTMTFLERLESGKFKKDTALDFETIDDDKIKKNLIPIDDVLDYPKIEINDPTAIKLLTNGVSVKNPNYINEIAEGLYLLYVKGSLVGVCERNMLSLSVTKFLNQR; encoded by the coding sequence ATGATGTGTGGAGTTATAAATGTTTATAAACCTCAAAATGTTACTTCAAATTACATCGTAATAAAAATCAAGAAGTTGTTAAACACAAAAAAAGTTGGTCATACTGGAACTTTAGATTTATTAGCTTGTGGTGTGTTACCAATCTGTATTGGTAATGCTACTAAAATAAGCGAATATTTGATTAATAAAGATAAAGTTTATAGTGTTAAAATAAAATTTGGAATTTTAACAGATACATATGATTGTGAAGGAAGTATAGTAAAAAGGGATTTGGAATTTAGGCTAGATAAAAATAAATTGTTAAGTATTATAGAAAATTTTGTTGGAACACAAGAACAGGTTCCACCGAATTATTCTGCTTTAAAGATTAATGGGAAAAGAGCGTATGAACTTGCGAGAAATGGAATTGAATTTAAACTTAAAGCTCGAAAAATATCAATCTATTTTATAAAGGATATTGTTATTGATGAAAAGAATAATGAATGTTCTTTTATTGTTAAATGTTCTAAGGGTACTTACATAAGAAGTTTATGTAAAGATATTGCAGATAAAATGGGTACATATGGGACTATGACTTTTTTAGAAAGATTGGAGAGCGGAAAGTTTAAAAAGGATACGGCGTTAGATTTTGAAACTATAGATGATGATAAAATCAAAAAAAATTTGATACCTATTGATGATGTTCTCGATTATCCCAAAATTGAAATAAATGACCCCACTGCTATAAAACTTTTGACAAATGGAGTTTCTGTTAAAAATCCAAATTATATAAATGAAATTGCTGAAGGATTGTATTTGCTTTATGTTAAGGGGAGTTTGGTAGGTGTTTGTGAGCGAAATATGCTTTCTTTAAGTGTTACTAAATTTTTAAATCAAAGGTAA
- a CDS encoding bifunctional riboflavin kinase/FAD synthetase, producing the protein MKIIDSVNEKINDSTVLCIGNFDGVHSVHQKIINKVIQDAKKNYCKSMVITFRQHPMSFLNPNNVPRILTPLNEKIRIFKEMGVDYLGLYDFLEVKNIPPKQFVKYLVNNYGMKKIVCGFNFRFGYNNVGNIQYLSELSKEFGFDVDIIELLNLYNKKISSTKIRSYIKYGDIEKANDFLGRFFSITGEVIRGKQLGRKLGFPTANLKYDAKFCIPQNGVYSTITEFNGCKYASMTNIGYNPTFRNKYISIETFILDFEGDLYNQKIKVNFIKKLRNETLFSDVHALIDQLEKDKIDTINIIKKYLK; encoded by the coding sequence ATGAAAATAATTGATTCAGTTAATGAAAAAATAAATGATAGTACTGTTTTATGTATTGGGAATTTTGATGGAGTACATAGTGTTCACCAAAAGATAATAAACAAAGTCATTCAAGATGCTAAAAAAAATTACTGTAAAAGTATGGTTATAACTTTTAGACAACATCCTATGTCATTTTTAAATCCTAATAATGTTCCTAGAATATTGACACCCTTGAATGAAAAAATTCGAATATTTAAAGAAATGGGAGTGGATTATTTAGGGCTTTATGATTTTTTGGAAGTTAAAAATATTCCCCCAAAACAATTTGTAAAATATTTGGTCAATAATTATGGGATGAAAAAGATTGTATGTGGATTTAATTTTAGATTTGGATATAATAATGTGGGAAACATTCAATATCTTAGTGAGCTTAGCAAAGAATTTGGTTTTGATGTAGATATTATTGAACTTTTGAATTTATACAACAAAAAGATAAGTAGTACAAAGATACGATCTTATATTAAATATGGCGATATTGAAAAAGCTAATGATTTTTTAGGTAGATTCTTTAGCATTACAGGTGAAGTTATTCGTGGAAAACAACTTGGTAGAAAATTAGGTTTTCCAACTGCAAATTTAAAATATGATGCTAAATTTTGTATACCACAAAATGGTGTGTATTCAACTATAACGGAATTTAATGGGTGTAAGTATGCATCTATGACAAATATAGGATATAATCCTACATTTAGGAACAAATATATTTCCATTGAAACTTTCATATTAGATTTTGAAGGTGACCTATATAATCAAAAAATTAAAGTTAATTTTATAAAAAAATTGCGTAACGAAACTTTGTTTTCGGATGTACATGCACTTATAGATCAACTTGAAAAGGATAAAATAGACACTATAAATATAATAAAAAAATATTTAAAATGA
- the rpsO gene encoding 30S ribosomal protein S15, protein MNKEKKQEVIKQYSRHEKDTGSAEVQIALLTKRISELTEHLKVHKKDHHSRRGLLIMVGKRRGLLNYIMKQDIDKYRSLIKDLGIRR, encoded by the coding sequence ATAAATAAAGAGAAAAAGCAAGAAGTAATTAAACAATATTCTAGACATGAAAAGGATACGGGATCTGCTGAGGTTCAAATAGCTTTACTTACAAAAAGAATTTCTGAATTAACAGAGCATTTAAAAGTACATAAAAAAGACCATCACTCAAGAAGAGGTTTACTTATTATGGTAGGTAAGAGAAGAGGATTGTTGAACTATATAATGAAACAAGATATTGATAAATATAGAAGCCTGATTAAAGATTTAGGAATTAGAAGGTAA
- a CDS encoding polyribonucleotide nucleotidyltransferase has product MLNTLETIFEGRKLSLKIGDLGMLSNTSIIVSYGDTCVLVNANASEKPREGIDFFPLSVEYEERLYSVGKIPGGFIKREGKPSTQAILNGRAIDRPLRPLFPKGYRNDVQVVCTVMSVENDNLPEILAINAASLALCISNIPYTDPVGAVMVGLVDGKFVINPTSKQREETKLNLTVCATRERVIMIEAGGCEISEDIMYNAIKFGFDACQELIKFQLDAVKKYGRDKLEPELYSASDELSKEVYEFCYDKIKDVMYTTDKIERAEIMGDLKNVISDHFKEIYPDNMMDVNYVVYNIQKEIVRKMVLDEKRRPDGRNFDEIRPISCDVSILPRTHGTGLFTRGLTQVLTIATLGPLADVQIIDGIGEEEYKRYMHHYNFPSYSVGEVKPLRGPGRREIGHGALAEKALEPLIPPTEEFPYTIRLVSEVLSSNGSTSQASVCGSTLALLDAGVPIKRPAAGIAIGLFTNDDLTREEILTDIQGVEDFFGDMDFKVAGTEKGITAIQVDTKIKGLSWDCIKKSLDSAKKARLEILDKINKCIPKHRNELSEYAPKTKLIKIDPDKIRDVIGIGGKVINKIISDANLKKQAIHIEDDGRIFISDYDINKINYALNQIEIITKEIKVGEVYFGKVVKITNFGAFVDIFNGKEGLVHISKLSNKKFNKIEDAVSVGDEILVKVIDIDSHGRINLSRKDVLDDNKQEQKDN; this is encoded by the coding sequence GTGCTGAATACTTTAGAAACCATATTTGAAGGTAGAAAGTTATCTCTTAAAATTGGAGATTTGGGCATGTTATCAAATACTTCAATTATTGTAAGTTATGGAGATACATGTGTACTTGTTAATGCTAATGCCTCTGAAAAACCGAGAGAAGGTATAGATTTTTTTCCATTGAGTGTTGAATATGAGGAAAGATTATATTCGGTTGGTAAAATTCCAGGTGGATTTATAAAAAGAGAAGGTAAACCATCTACTCAAGCTATATTAAATGGAAGAGCTATTGATAGACCATTAAGACCATTATTTCCTAAAGGATATAGGAATGATGTTCAGGTAGTTTGTACAGTTATGTCTGTTGAAAATGATAATTTACCAGAAATATTAGCTATTAATGCAGCCTCATTGGCGTTGTGTATTTCTAATATTCCGTATACTGATCCTGTTGGAGCAGTTATGGTTGGCTTAGTTGATGGAAAGTTTGTGATAAATCCAACATCTAAACAAAGAGAAGAAACTAAGTTGAATTTAACAGTATGTGCAACTAGAGAAAGAGTTATAATGATTGAAGCTGGTGGATGTGAAATATCAGAAGATATTATGTATAACGCAATAAAGTTTGGGTTTGATGCTTGTCAAGAATTAATCAAGTTTCAATTAGATGCTGTCAAAAAATATGGAAGAGATAAGCTTGAGCCTGAACTTTATTCAGCTTCGGATGAATTATCAAAAGAAGTGTATGAATTTTGCTACGATAAGATTAAAGACGTTATGTATACAACTGATAAAATTGAAAGAGCAGAAATAATGGGTGATCTTAAGAATGTAATTAGTGATCATTTTAAAGAAATATATCCAGACAACATGATGGATGTGAATTATGTTGTTTACAATATTCAAAAAGAAATCGTTAGAAAAATGGTATTAGACGAAAAGAGAAGACCAGATGGGAGAAATTTTGATGAAATAAGACCTATATCATGTGATGTATCTATACTTCCTAGAACTCATGGAACAGGATTATTCACACGGGGACTTACTCAAGTATTAACTATAGCCACACTTGGACCGCTTGCTGATGTTCAAATTATTGATGGAATTGGAGAAGAGGAATATAAAAGATATATGCATCATTATAATTTTCCATCATATAGCGTTGGAGAAGTTAAGCCACTTAGAGGGCCAGGAAGACGTGAGATAGGACATGGAGCGTTGGCAGAGAAAGCACTTGAGCCATTAATACCTCCAACAGAAGAGTTCCCATATACTATACGTTTAGTATCTGAAGTTTTAAGCTCGAATGGTTCAACATCACAAGCTTCTGTTTGTGGAAGTACACTTGCATTGCTTGATGCAGGAGTTCCAATAAAAAGACCAGCTGCGGGTATAGCAATTGGATTGTTTACTAATGATGATTTAACAAGAGAAGAAATTTTGACCGATATACAAGGGGTAGAAGATTTCTTTGGCGATATGGATTTTAAAGTTGCAGGAACAGAAAAGGGAATAACAGCTATACAAGTTGATACAAAGATAAAAGGATTATCGTGGGATTGTATTAAAAAAAGTTTGGATTCAGCTAAGAAGGCTAGACTTGAAATTTTGGATAAGATAAATAAATGTATTCCTAAGCATAGAAATGAGTTGTCTGAATATGCACCTAAGACTAAACTTATAAAAATTGATCCAGATAAGATAAGAGATGTAATAGGTATTGGTGGTAAAGTTATAAATAAAATTATTTCTGATGCTAATCTTAAGAAGCAGGCGATACATATAGAGGATGATGGACGTATATTTATTTCGGATTATGATATCAATAAGATTAATTACGCATTAAATCAAATAGAGATTATTACAAAAGAGATTAAGGTTGGAGAAGTTTATTTTGGAAAAGTTGTTAAGATAACAAATTTCGGTGCTTTTGTTGATATTTTTAATGGTAAAGAAGGATTAGTTCATATTTCTAAGCTTTCCAACAAAAAGTTTAATAAAATTGAGGATGCTGTTTCTGTTGGAGATGAAATATTAGTTAAGGTAATTGATATTGATTCACATGGAAGAATTAACTTATCTAGAAAAGATGTTTTGGATGACAATAAGCAGGAACAAAAAGATAATTAG
- a CDS encoding YlmC/YmxH family sporulation protein: protein MHKKDKPYSEIQRYEIINISDAEKYGSLFNHDLIIDKYGNFKFIALNIGRGGNSFFRNSKQFYKIPWSSIKKIGTKTIIIDFDNIDEKLLDSDAY, encoded by the coding sequence ATGCATAAAAAAGATAAACCTTATAGTGAAATACAACGCTATGAAATTATTAATATAAGTGATGCAGAGAAATATGGAAGTTTATTTAATCATGACTTAATTATTGATAAGTATGGAAATTTTAAATTTATAGCTTTAAATATAGGAAGAGGGGGAAACTCATTTTTTAGAAATTCAAAACAATTTTATAAAATACCGTGGAGTTCAATAAAAAAAATAGGAACAAAAACAATTATAATTGATTTTGATAATATAGATGAAAAATTACTTGATTCAGACGCTTATTAA
- a CDS encoding aspartate kinase: protein MELILQKFGGTSVQTKKSRLMCIKKVEQSLKYNNKLVVVISAIGRKEDPYSTDMLLSLISDNFRKRYPKYTDKLISCGEIISAIIFASELRDRGINAIPVVGKDIGIITDDNFGNANILEINTEKIVSLLNDGIVPIIAGFQGITSDGDITTLGRGGSDISAVKLAEVLECNKVQFFKDVDGLMTVDPKIVVNAKSIDEISYEELFELSIFGNNIIHPKAVKIAMESNIPIVIKNTFNDFKGTVINNNSKDNDDVFKGMTYLKNCVQIKIFRDENKENQNYYKVFQEISTKNIVIDFINIFTDHKIFTVYKKDFGDIINILDNYNLKYSIIENCSKIGIVKANLKNVSITMAKLIELLHKENIEVMQTNHSNMSIWLLVKNDDLDKSLNAIHNNFFVTN from the coding sequence ATGGAGCTTATATTACAAAAGTTTGGTGGAACATCAGTACAAACAAAAAAATCTAGATTAATGTGTATTAAAAAAGTAGAGCAATCTTTGAAGTATAATAATAAATTGGTTGTAGTTATATCAGCTATCGGAAGAAAGGAAGACCCTTATTCTACAGATATGTTATTATCGTTAATTTCAGATAACTTTAGAAAAAGATATCCAAAATATACTGATAAATTAATAAGTTGTGGCGAAATAATTAGTGCAATAATATTTGCATCAGAACTTAGAGATAGAGGTATAAATGCAATTCCTGTTGTAGGTAAGGATATCGGAATAATTACTGATGATAACTTCGGAAATGCGAATATTTTAGAAATAAATACCGAAAAAATAGTTTCGTTATTGAATGATGGAATTGTACCAATAATTGCTGGATTCCAAGGAATAACAAGTGATGGAGATATAACAACATTAGGTAGAGGCGGAAGCGATATATCTGCCGTTAAATTGGCTGAAGTCTTAGAATGTAATAAAGTTCAATTTTTTAAAGATGTTGATGGACTTATGACTGTAGATCCTAAGATAGTCGTTAATGCAAAATCTATTGATGAGATAAGTTATGAAGAACTATTTGAACTATCTATTTTTGGGAATAATATTATTCACCCAAAGGCTGTTAAAATTGCGATGGAAAGCAATATACCTATCGTAATTAAAAATACATTCAATGATTTTAAAGGGACTGTTATAAATAATAATTCAAAAGATAATGATGATGTATTTAAAGGAATGACTTATTTAAAAAATTGTGTGCAGATAAAAATATTTAGAGATGAAAATAAGGAAAATCAAAATTATTATAAGGTGTTTCAAGAAATATCAACTAAAAATATAGTCATTGATTTTATAAATATTTTTACAGATCACAAGATCTTTACCGTGTATAAAAAAGATTTTGGTGATATTATAAATATTTTGGACAATTATAATTTGAAGTACTCTATTATAGAAAATTGTTCCAAGATTGGTATAGTTAAAGCAAATCTTAAAAATGTTTCTATAACTATGGCTAAACTTATTGAGCTTCTTCATAAAGAAAATATTGAGGTTATGCAAACGAATCATTCTAATATGAGTATTTGGTTGCTTGTTAAAAATGATGATCTTGATAAGAGTCTTAATGCTATTCATAATAATTTTTTCGTTACAAATTAA
- a CDS encoding ClpP family protease, with protein sequence MFYDMPSIYKNAFQFLSATGQLGDGKDQKSDPTETAKNIKDFGMIEVVNSQDPANYIQTINIIGQIEGHGVASPQTKSTKYEHVIPQLIAMEQNPNVRGVLITLNTLGGDVEAGLAIAEMINSLSMPTVSLVLGGSHSIGVPLATASDYAFITPSATMILHPIRMNGLIIGVPQTFDYFKKMQERINDFIVRTSSIKNDVLDKLLQQTGDLLNDMGTILIGQEAVDVGLIEEVGGITDALKKLNSMIKDKEKENKSIEENK encoded by the coding sequence ATGTTTTATGATATGCCTAGCATTTATAAGAATGCTTTTCAATTTTTATCGGCAACAGGACAGTTAGGAGATGGAAAAGATCAAAAATCGGATCCAACTGAAACAGCAAAGAATATTAAAGATTTTGGTATGATTGAAGTTGTAAATTCACAAGATCCAGCGAATTATATACAGACAATAAATATAATTGGACAAATTGAAGGTCATGGTGTTGCATCTCCTCAAACAAAAAGCACAAAGTATGAGCACGTTATACCTCAATTGATTGCTATGGAACAAAATCCAAATGTAAGAGGAGTTCTTATAACTCTAAATACTCTTGGTGGGGATGTTGAAGCTGGACTTGCTATAGCTGAAATGATAAACAGTTTAAGTATGCCTACGGTATCTTTGGTTTTAGGTGGAAGTCATTCTATTGGAGTGCCTCTTGCGACTGCGTCTGATTATGCCTTTATAACACCATCAGCAACGATGATATTACATCCTATTAGAATGAATGGGCTTATTATTGGGGTTCCACAAACGTTTGATTATTTTAAAAAGATGCAAGAGAGAATCAATGATTTCATTGTTAGGACAAGTAGTATTAAAAATGATGTTTTAGATAAGTTATTACAACAGACGGGTGATTTGTTAAATGATATGGGTACTATTTTAATTGGACAAGAGGCTGTTGATGTTGGATTGATTGAAGAAGTTGGTGGGATAACTGACGCACTTAAAAAGTTGAATTCTATGATTAAGGATAAAGAAAAGGAAAACAAATCTATTGAAGAGAATAAATAA
- a CDS encoding FtsK/SpoIIIE family DNA translocase encodes MSKISNVDKKNVDKKKEITGVVLILIALLLIISFYSNTDAFLLVFIRNLVNNGIGVGGYVLPILIGFIGIGYITKKKIKDFNKKFYALVISLVTLYLIISLITLDKFNSRTYLSTLQAVMSSTSTFHGGVLGVSIMRLFKSFIGFAGSLALLITVLIISIIVIFDKSLYDIGQIVKKKISDISNKRNTDKNVFENNNSKESKKINDNEMHISKKKKSNASIVKFLSKSLSLEEPQEVSSIVKEESDEESLREICEEPLYEEDKDIPIYEEDKDIPKNNDNNNEQIISNDFKENKTNNEYTRISYDDINNALEDIDTDDSYEVSEELKRKKELLQKTLDDFKVKAEIKNVQKGPAVTRYEIEPHKGVKVSKILNLSDDIALALATSGIRIEAPIPGKSLVGIEVPNDVVSMIKFKEIINSEEFNSSKLKIGIGLGKDISGKSIVADLATMPHLLIAGATGSGKSVCINTILISILCEYLPDQVKIILIDPKVVELNVYNGIPHLLIPVVTDPKKASHALNWAITEMTSRYNKFAEKGVRNIDSYNELYNTGEIDEKIPYIVIVIDELADLMMVCHNEVEDAIARLAQMARAAGMHLVIATQRPSVDVITGVIKANIPSRISFSVSSSVDSRTILDQSGAEKLLGRGDMLFYPMGYLKPQRVQGAFISESEVEKFVDSIKKNYKSKVEYNEEIIEHINNATSKVEVGNFKGDELLEEAIKIVVQSNITTTSFLQRRLKIGYNRAANLIEEIEARGIIGIGPSGKKEVLVKEEDLF; translated from the coding sequence ATGAGCAAAATATCTAACGTAGACAAAAAAAATGTAGACAAAAAGAAAGAAATCACAGGAGTTGTATTAATTTTAATTGCATTATTGTTGATAATAAGTTTCTATAGTAATACAGATGCGTTTTTACTTGTTTTTATTAGAAATTTAGTCAATAATGGCATTGGTGTTGGAGGATATGTATTACCAATTCTAATTGGATTTATTGGTATTGGGTACATTACAAAAAAGAAAATCAAAGACTTCAACAAAAAGTTTTATGCACTTGTTATTTCTCTGGTAACACTTTATCTTATCATAAGTTTAATAACTTTAGACAAGTTTAATAGCAGAACATATCTTTCTACACTTCAAGCTGTTATGTCAAGTACTTCTACTTTTCATGGTGGAGTATTGGGTGTTAGCATAATGCGTTTATTTAAATCATTTATTGGTTTTGCGGGCAGCTTAGCTTTATTAATTACGGTTCTTATTATCAGCATTATAGTTATATTTGATAAATCTTTATATGATATAGGACAAATTGTCAAAAAAAAAATAAGTGATATTTCCAATAAAAGGAATACTGACAAAAATGTATTTGAGAATAATAACTCAAAAGAATCGAAGAAAATAAATGATAATGAGATGCATATAAGTAAAAAGAAAAAGAGCAATGCATCCATAGTTAAGTTTTTATCTAAATCATTATCCCTTGAAGAACCTCAAGAAGTTTCAAGCATCGTTAAAGAAGAATCAGATGAAGAATCTTTAAGAGAAATTTGTGAAGAACCTCTTTATGAAGAAGATAAAGATATTCCAATTTATGAAGAAGATAAAGATATTCCAAAAAATAATGACAATAATAATGAACAAATTATATCTAACGATTTTAAAGAAAATAAAACTAACAATGAATACACTAGAATTAGTTATGACGATATTAATAATGCTTTAGAAGATATAGACACAGATGATTCCTATGAAGTTTCTGAAGAACTTAAAAGAAAAAAGGAATTGCTTCAAAAAACATTGGATGATTTCAAGGTGAAGGCTGAAATTAAAAATGTACAAAAAGGACCAGCAGTAACTAGATATGAAATAGAGCCACATAAAGGTGTGAAAGTAAGCAAGATATTAAATTTATCAGATGATATAGCACTAGCACTTGCTACTAGTGGAATAAGAATTGAAGCTCCAATCCCTGGGAAATCACTTGTTGGAATCGAGGTTCCAAATGATGTGGTTTCTATGATAAAATTTAAGGAGATTATAAATTCTGAAGAATTTAATTCTTCTAAACTTAAAATTGGTATTGGACTTGGTAAAGACATAAGTGGCAAAAGTATTGTTGCAGATCTTGCTACTATGCCACACTTGTTAATTGCTGGAGCTACTGGTTCGGGTAAATCAGTTTGCATAAATACAATTTTAATAAGTATATTGTGCGAATATCTTCCAGATCAAGTTAAAATTATACTTATTGACCCTAAGGTTGTTGAACTTAATGTTTATAATGGAATTCCTCATCTTTTGATACCAGTTGTGACAGATCCTAAAAAAGCATCTCATGCGTTAAATTGGGCAATAACTGAGATGACAAGCAGATATAATAAATTTGCTGAAAAAGGAGTTAGGAATATAGATAGTTACAATGAGTTGTATAACACAGGAGAAATTGATGAGAAAATACCGTACATAGTTATTGTAATTGATGAGCTTGCTGACCTTATGATGGTTTGTCATAATGAGGTTGAAGATGCTATAGCAAGACTTGCACAAATGGCTCGTGCTGCAGGAATGCATTTAGTAATAGCGACACAAAGACCTTCTGTTGACGTTATAACTGGAGTTATTAAAGCGAATATACCATCTAGAATATCTTTTTCCGTTTCTAGTTCTGTAGATTCACGCACGATTTTGGATCAATCTGGAGCTGAAAAGTTATTGGGTCGTGGAGATATGTTATTTTATCCTATGGGATACTTGAAACCTCAACGTGTACAAGGTGCATTTATTTCGGAATCTGAGGTTGAAAAATTTGTAGATAGTATAAAGAAAAATTACAAATCAAAAGTTGAATATAATGAAGAAATTATTGAACATATAAATAATGCTACTTCAAAAGTTGAGGTTGGAAATTTTAAAGGGGATGAGTTATTAGAAGAAGCTATAAAAATAGTTGTACAATCTAATATTACAACTACTTCATTTCTTCAAAGGAGACTTAAGATTGGATATAATAGAGCGGCAAATTTAATAGAAGAAATTGAAGCTAGAGGCATTATTGGAATAGGTCCGTCTGGTAAAAAAGAGGTTTTAGTAAAAGAGGAAGATTTATTTTAA